The following coding sequences are from one Treponema parvum window:
- a CDS encoding TRAP transporter large permease, protein MTGLILFGSFAILLILGVPIAMSLGAAGMATILFSPNIHLSINVIAQRIFGGLDSTSIMAIAFFVLAGNIMTKGGISRRLVEFANSIVGGFRGGLGLALVLACAFFAALSGSAPATVVAIGVMLYPDMVKLGYPKERTAGLLVVSGGLGPIIPPSIIMVVYATITGASVGDMFKSGMAIGIFIMFVLMSVVIFYANKEKWPQKRVKMSFNEFFISFFKAIPALFLPIIILGGIYSGMLTPTESSAIAVVWSLITGMFIYREVSIKDLYQIFLDSAKGSAMILFIIATSTSFAWLFAFGGISAQLVNFVVGLNLSATMFCFVVAIIFLIFGVFLEGIATCVLMVPVLWPIAKAVGIDVIHFGMIVSISNVIGTMTPPVAVNIFSAASVTKLKMGDIAKGQLPFFIGYVVVFFLVVFLPKLSTFLLN, encoded by the coding sequence ATGACAGGTTTGATTTTATTTGGTTCATTTGCAATTCTTTTAATTTTAGGTGTTCCAATAGCAATGTCTTTAGGCGCGGCAGGAATGGCAACAATTCTTTTCAGTCCTAATATTCATCTTTCTATAAATGTTATTGCGCAAAGAATTTTTGGAGGGCTGGACTCCACATCAATAATGGCAATTGCATTTTTCGTTTTGGCAGGCAATATTATGACCAAAGGGGGAATATCAAGAAGACTTGTTGAGTTTGCCAATTCAATAGTAGGAGGTTTTAGGGGAGGACTTGGATTGGCATTAGTTCTGGCATGTGCGTTTTTTGCTGCTTTATCGGGGTCAGCTCCTGCGACAGTTGTAGCTATCGGAGTGATGCTTTATCCCGACATGGTTAAGCTTGGCTATCCCAAGGAAAGGACAGCAGGTCTTTTAGTTGTGTCTGGTGGTCTTGGACCTATAATACCTCCAAGTATAATTATGGTTGTATATGCAACAATAACAGGTGCATCAGTTGGAGATATGTTCAAGTCTGGAATGGCAATAGGAATTTTTATAATGTTTGTTTTAATGAGTGTTGTTATTTTTTATGCTAATAAAGAAAAATGGCCTCAAAAACGGGTAAAAATGTCATTTAATGAATTTTTTATAAGTTTTTTTAAAGCAATTCCGGCACTCTTTCTTCCAATAATAATTTTGGGAGGAATTTATTCAGGAATGTTAACTCCGACTGAATCTTCAGCAATAGCAGTTGTCTGGTCTTTAATAACGGGAATGTTTATTTATAGAGAAGTTTCAATAAAAGATTTATATCAAATTTTTTTAGATTCGGCAAAAGGTTCAGCAATGATTTTATTTATTATTGCTACTTCAACATCTTTTGCTTGGTTATTTGCTTTTGGAGGGATATCAGCACAACTTGTAAACTTTGTTGTAGGATTGAACTTATCAGCAACAATGTTTTGCTTTGTGGTAGCAATTATTTTTCTTATATTTGGAGTATTTTTAGAGGGGATAGCAACTTGCGTATTAATGGTTCCGGTATTATGGCCTATTGCTAAGGCAGTGGGAATAGATGTTATTCATTTTGGTATGATAGTTTCTATTTCAAATGTAATAGGAACAATGACACCTCCTGTAGCTGTGAATATATTTTCAGCGGCAAGTGTTACAAAGTTAAAAATGGGAGATATAGCAAAAGGACAGCTTCCATTTTTTATAGGATATGTTGTAGTGTTTTTTCTTGTGGTCTTTCTACCTAAACTTAGTACATTTTTATTAAATTAA
- a CDS encoding TRAP transporter small permease codes for MKILRKFQKIEDIIMVIPFIIMVISSFAQVINRNIFKIPISGFEEAAKYSMVYMVLLGTEMGLRDGTQISVTIIVDMLKGKTKKIVMIISKLIVVLAAASLFYHSMGLVQKQIISGQVSPGLQIPMSIPYFSLALSFGIITLVQGITLIMMIIGKTGINNKKEKGEK; via the coding sequence ATGAAGATATTGAGAAAATTTCAAAAAATAGAAGATATTATAATGGTTATACCTTTTATAATTATGGTCATATCAAGTTTTGCTCAAGTAATTAATAGAAATATTTTTAAAATTCCAATATCCGGTTTTGAAGAAGCTGCAAAGTATTCTATGGTATATATGGTACTTCTGGGAACAGAGATGGGGCTTAGAGATGGAACTCAAATATCAGTTACAATTATAGTAGATATGTTAAAAGGAAAAACAAAAAAAATTGTGATGATTATTTCCAAATTAATAGTGGTTCTAGCTGCAGCTTCTCTTTTTTACCATTCTATGGGGCTTGTCCAAAAACAAATTATATCAGGGCAAGTTTCTCCAGGATTACAAATCCCAATGTCAATCCCTTATTTTTCATTAGCTTTAAGTTTTGGGATAATTACTTTGGTTCAAGGAATTACATTGATAATGATGATAATAGGAAAAACAGGAATAAATAATAAAAAAGAAAAAGGTGAAAAATAA
- the dctP gene encoding TRAP transporter substrate-binding protein DctP, which yields MKLKKFFLSAAVIVTMVVFTSCGREKKGVSNTSEGPITFKLSLVDPENSNFAKGANKIAEEVEKATNGKIKIDVYAGGSLGGERDTVELAMSDNLDIATAANSVLTNFIPEMGILDQPYLWSNSDQAHTAIDGAVGDLVKREALKHGLHVIGFMESGYRNTFSTKPIKIMADFKGITIRTMENKYHQAAFESFGAMPVAMAYNDVFTALQQKTIDAAENATANCLASGYYEVTKFITNTKHAYVYIVLCMSDAAWKKIPEDLLKPFLDAVQRGVEAQRQYLLEANEEATKELKEKGVQFFETDTEVLKNAYKTKAAEKKFTFDKEWEEAVQKAISGAK from the coding sequence ATGAAGTTAAAGAAATTTTTTTTATCAGCAGCAGTAATAGTTACTATGGTAGTATTTACAAGTTGTGGCAGAGAGAAGAAAGGAGTATCAAATACTTCAGAGGGACCTATAACATTCAAATTATCATTGGTAGATCCTGAAAATTCAAATTTTGCAAAAGGAGCTAATAAAATAGCTGAAGAAGTTGAAAAAGCAACAAACGGGAAAATAAAAATAGATGTTTATGCAGGAGGTTCTCTTGGAGGAGAACGAGATACTGTAGAGCTTGCAATGAGCGATAACCTTGATATTGCAACAGCAGCTAACTCTGTTTTAACAAATTTTATACCTGAAATGGGAATACTGGATCAACCTTATTTATGGAGTAATTCAGATCAAGCTCATACAGCAATTGACGGAGCTGTAGGAGATTTAGTTAAAAGAGAAGCTTTAAAACACGGTTTACATGTAATAGGTTTTATGGAATCCGGATACAGAAATACTTTTTCAACAAAACCCATAAAAATTATGGCAGATTTTAAAGGAATAACTATTCGTACAATGGAAAATAAATATCATCAAGCAGCCTTTGAATCATTTGGGGCAATGCCGGTGGCAATGGCATACAATGATGTATTTACAGCATTACAACAAAAAACTATAGATGCAGCTGAAAATGCAACAGCAAATTGTCTAGCTTCAGGATATTATGAAGTTACAAAATTTATTACAAATACAAAACACGCTTATGTATATATTGTTCTTTGCATGTCTGATGCTGCTTGGAAAAAAATACCAGAAGATTTACTAAAACCTTTCTTAGATGCAGTTCAAAGAGGGGTAGAAGCTCAAAGACAATATTTGTTGGAAGCTAACGAAGAAGCAACCAAAGAATTGAAAGAAAAGGGAGTGCAATTTTTTGAAACAGATACAGAAGTCTTAAAGAATGCTTATAAAACAAAAGCAGCTGAAAAAAAATTTACATTTGATAAAGAATGGGAAGAAGCAGTTCAAAAAGCTATTAGTGGTGCAAAATAA
- a CDS encoding Bug family tripartite tricarboxylate transporter substrate binding protein produces the protein MKKIGLMLLAALFVVPLFAAGSNESAFPDPEKTITIVVPHAAGGSTDLIFRALVEDLKKATGQNFIVTNIPGAGSATGTNEVINGSADGYTLLGSGTHTTAATMQGLTEGYKALDYIAALNWDPFIIAVRNDKPWKSLKELETAAKSNPGKITFGNAGMGGATGVASVGINLALNKIFNVTPFKGGADLIASVLGGHCDVGIFSQSEVKANKASLRPLAILGEKHSSIPDLADVPTIAEAGYPGLSIPSGSFRSLTVKKGTPEAAKKWLADAVEKAFYSDGFQKFMKTNGFIQSFHKLDDFAAYDATIIADYEPILKEAGLYKMK, from the coding sequence ATGAAAAAAATTGGTTTAATGTTGTTAGCGGCGCTTTTTGTCGTTCCGCTGTTTGCGGCGGGGTCTAACGAAAGCGCCTTTCCCGATCCCGAAAAGACGATAACGATCGTCGTTCCTCATGCGGCCGGAGGCAGTACGGATTTGATCTTCCGCGCTTTGGTCGAAGATTTGAAAAAGGCGACGGGGCAGAATTTTATCGTGACGAACATACCCGGAGCCGGAAGCGCGACGGGTACGAATGAGGTGATCAACGGAAGCGCCGACGGGTATACTCTCTTGGGTTCCGGTACGCATACGACCGCTGCTACGATGCAGGGGTTAACCGAAGGCTATAAAGCGCTCGATTATATTGCGGCTTTGAACTGGGATCCGTTTATCATTGCCGTTAGGAACGACAAACCGTGGAAAAGCTTAAAAGAACTTGAAACGGCTGCAAAGTCGAATCCCGGAAAAATCACGTTCGGAAACGCAGGTATGGGAGGAGCGACGGGAGTCGCAAGCGTTGGCATAAATCTCGCTTTAAATAAAATATTCAACGTAACGCCTTTTAAGGGAGGAGCGGATCTTATAGCTTCCGTTTTGGGCGGTCATTGCGATGTAGGAATTTTCAGTCAATCCGAAGTCAAAGCGAATAAGGCCTCGCTTCGTCCGTTGGCGATTCTCGGTGAAAAACACAGTTCTATTCCCGACTTGGCGGACGTACCGACAATCGCGGAAGCGGGCTATCCGGGACTTTCCATACCGAGCGGATCTTTCCGGTCTTTAACGGTAAAAAAAGGTACGCCTGAAGCGGCTAAAAAATGGCTTGCCGACGCGGTTGAAAAGGCTTTTTATTCCGACGGATTTCAAAAATTTATGAAGACGAACGGTTTTATTCAATCGTTTCATAAGCTCGACGACTTTGCCGCATACGATGCGACCATTATCGCCGATTACGAGCCGATATTGAAAGAAGCCGGTTTATATAAAATGAAATAA
- a CDS encoding tripartite tricarboxylate transporter TctB family protein — translation MLKDKKPVPIAFFILSGLYFVYVIASGSSRMIGDEVGGDPGGMILPLVFSIFMFIASVYLLITDKRTEKEREAMSKSEKRLFVLTLALSIAYILCIRRAGFIPCTVLLLFCLCFVNQQGNIDKKDWKFLTSGCVASLVNVLLLYTLGRFVTRNLLSAGRKGIVPLWIGSPAFTASLTLVITTVWIVAAVKFCRKKWPANGDKSAYHTWLSVVIATASTEIIYLVFKQLFLVELVKGFIFW, via the coding sequence ATGCTTAAAGATAAAAAACCGGTTCCGATAGCTTTCTTTATCTTATCGGGATTGTATTTTGTTTATGTGATCGCATCCGGCAGTTCAAGGATGATCGGCGACGAAGTTGGCGGCGATCCGGGCGGCATGATTTTACCGCTCGTCTTTTCGATTTTTATGTTTATCGCATCGGTGTATTTGCTGATAACCGATAAGCGTACCGAAAAAGAACGAGAGGCGATGTCCAAGTCCGAAAAGCGTCTGTTTGTCCTTACGCTTGCGCTTTCAATCGCTTACATACTTTGTATACGGAGGGCGGGTTTTATTCCGTGCACGGTACTTCTTCTGTTTTGTTTGTGTTTTGTAAATCAGCAGGGAAACATCGACAAAAAGGATTGGAAATTTTTAACATCCGGCTGCGTCGCTTCCCTCGTTAACGTTTTGCTGCTATATACGCTCGGCCGATTTGTTACCCGCAATCTATTGTCTGCAGGAAGGAAGGGAATAGTTCCGTTGTGGATAGGCTCTCCCGCTTTTACGGCCTCTTTAACTTTAGTCATTACGACAGTCTGGATTGTCGCCGCCGTGAAGTTTTGCCGAAAAAAATGGCCTGCAAACGGCGATAAGAGCGCGTACCATACGTGGCTTTCGGTTGTAATTGCGACGGCATCTACCGAAATAATCTATCTTGTTTTTAAACAATTGTTCCTTGTCGAATTGGTCAAAGGATTTATTTTTTGGTGA
- a CDS encoding tripartite tricarboxylate transporter permease has translation MDTFFQGLLQVANISTLLWMAFGSILGIILGALPGLTATMGIALIMPISFHLPSATGIGLLLAVYCGAVSGASIPAILLGIPGNPNAIATVEDGILMTKKGKADQALGSAIVASFIGGMGSLLCLVLFAPLIARLTLAFGPAEKTTLALVGLVIIASVSANNVMKGLLMGAFGMSLAFLGTDPFSGQLRIPFSSYLATTPLAKGLDLTSTLIGLYGISQVFFEMHRMNRPASKTEKVKIDHVFPPLKKIGQMWKIILSSTGIGTVVGAIPGTGASIAVFLARNTAKDICASSKGKLEPIGSGCIEGVFAPEVANNAVTGGALIPALALGIPGDAATAVLIGALMIKGITPGFQLFQQNMALVYAIFVTLFISNIFMAVFQLGGIRLYPKVLNIPQQLLLPLVLILSFIGSYAIAGQATAVGIYNMGIALAMGLIGYVLKRNDFPIAPIVLGLILGGMFEENFRRAVKLAGGNYFTFFTKPICLLFIAGALFSIIFPIITRKRKTA, from the coding sequence ATGGATACTTTTTTTCAGGGGCTGCTTCAGGTTGCGAATATATCGACATTGCTGTGGATGGCGTTCGGGTCGATCTTAGGCATAATACTCGGAGCGCTTCCCGGGCTGACGGCTACGATGGGCATAGCGCTGATTATGCCGATCAGTTTTCATTTGCCAAGCGCGACGGGAATAGGGCTTTTGCTTGCCGTATACTGCGGAGCGGTCAGCGGCGCTTCCATTCCTGCGATATTGTTAGGCATACCCGGAAACCCCAACGCCATAGCGACCGTCGAAGACGGCATCCTTATGACGAAAAAAGGCAAAGCGGATCAGGCTTTGGGCAGTGCGATTGTCGCATCGTTTATAGGAGGGATGGGCAGTTTACTCTGCCTTGTTCTGTTTGCTCCTTTGATTGCACGCTTGACGCTTGCCTTCGGACCTGCGGAAAAGACAACTCTTGCCCTGGTCGGACTTGTAATAATCGCTTCCGTTTCGGCAAACAATGTTATGAAAGGTTTGCTCATGGGCGCGTTCGGTATGTCGCTCGCTTTTTTAGGAACGGATCCTTTCAGCGGGCAATTGCGAATACCGTTTTCTTCGTATCTGGCTACGACCCCTTTGGCAAAGGGATTGGATTTGACTTCCACGCTCATAGGCCTGTACGGAATCTCGCAGGTGTTTTTTGAAATGCACAGAATGAACCGCCCCGCGTCGAAAACCGAAAAAGTTAAAATCGATCATGTCTTTCCGCCTTTAAAAAAGATAGGGCAGATGTGGAAAATAATTTTAAGCTCTACCGGCATCGGTACTGTTGTGGGGGCGATCCCCGGTACGGGAGCGTCGATCGCCGTCTTTTTGGCAAGAAATACGGCAAAGGATATTTGCGCATCGTCAAAAGGAAAACTCGAGCCGATCGGAAGCGGGTGTATCGAAGGCGTATTTGCGCCCGAAGTTGCGAACAATGCGGTAACAGGGGGAGCTCTGATCCCGGCCCTTGCGTTGGGAATTCCGGGCGACGCCGCTACGGCTGTACTTATCGGCGCTTTGATGATAAAAGGGATAACGCCCGGCTTTCAGTTGTTCCAGCAAAACATGGCTCTCGTATACGCAATCTTTGTGACCTTATTTATATCGAATATCTTTATGGCGGTCTTTCAGCTGGGAGGCATCCGACTGTATCCGAAAGTGCTGAACATTCCCCAACAGCTTTTGCTGCCGTTAGTGCTCATTTTGTCGTTTATCGGCTCCTATGCGATCGCCGGTCAAGCTACGGCTGTGGGCATTTACAATATGGGAATCGCGCTTGCGATGGGGTTGATCGGCTACGTATTGAAACGCAACGATTTTCCGATCGCGCCGATCGTGTTGGGGCTGATTTTAGGCGGCATGTTCGAGGAGAATTTCAGGCGCGCTGTAAAACTTGCAGGCGGAAACTATTTTACATTTTTTACAAAACCTATCTGTCTTCTGTTTATCGCCGGAGCTCTTTTTTCGATCATTTTTCCCATAATAACACGTAAGCGGAAAACGGCATGA
- a CDS encoding MBL fold metallo-hydrolase — protein sequence MKLIFLGSQGSLQSASSGNTSLLVDSGKIFVLIDTSGSPAQLIRQAGYDPVDLDAVILTHAHIDHLYALPSLIHNLWILKRSKPLHIIGSASALECAKALCGVFSLFEKENMIPIRWTVYDGKPVDLDETLRIELFDVDHSIQTCGVLLTDGLSRFAYSADTRMLKEVPLQMYNADLLVHEAGGTAADEAALEKAGHSSARQAAKTAKKAQAKRLILCHLPLSQTVQNDMAAEASAVFSNTSIPELFIPYEI from the coding sequence ATGAAGCTGATTTTTCTCGGCAGTCAAGGAAGTCTGCAAAGCGCAAGTTCAGGAAATACGTCTTTGCTAGTAGACAGTGGAAAAATATTTGTTCTAATCGATACGAGCGGCTCTCCGGCGCAGCTGATTCGGCAGGCGGGATACGATCCTGTGGATCTCGATGCGGTGATTCTGACGCATGCGCATATCGATCATCTGTACGCTCTGCCTTCTTTAATTCATAATCTTTGGATTTTAAAACGTTCGAAGCCTTTGCATATTATAGGAAGTGCGTCTGCTCTTGAGTGTGCAAAAGCGCTATGCGGCGTATTTTCTCTTTTTGAAAAAGAAAATATGATTCCGATACGGTGGACGGTTTACGACGGAAAGCCCGTCGACCTAGATGAAACGCTTCGTATAGAGCTCTTTGATGTCGATCATTCTATTCAGACTTGCGGCGTCCTCTTGACGGACGGCTTGTCGCGCTTTGCGTATTCGGCGGATACGCGCATGCTGAAAGAAGTTCCTCTACAGATGTACAATGCAGATCTGCTTGTTCACGAAGCGGGCGGCACCGCAGCCGATGAAGCTGCGCTCGAAAAGGCGGGGCACTCAAGCGCCCGTCAGGCTGCGAAGACTGCAAAAAAAGCGCAGGCAAAACGGCTGATACTCTGCCATCTGCCCCTGTCGCAGACGGTGCAAAACGATATGGCAGCGGAAGCGTCCGCCGTTTTCTCGAATACCTCTATTCCGGAGTTGTTTATCCCGTACGAGATATAG